Proteins co-encoded in one Ooceraea biroi isolate clonal line C1 chromosome 9, Obir_v5.4, whole genome shotgun sequence genomic window:
- the LOC113562580 gene encoding uncharacterized protein LOC113562580 translates to MDIDNQSEDEEIKKNSSKDMNNSILQKEDGDTAHSMNIKPQVIVDHHKSSSSSSRKKHTDKGSHGDKKESKSCLQKGKDRLEEEYKHHRHVDENLEEYSHVSEQQQISSSQENKQFLSRLYTSKQEFLKEYRQLYLGTAKVEELYLLMLTNLIWPLKQAISEGNIDDLKKVSNLIDYAKDQITLRNYYVPDNNPIKNTNVVILACKYNKVNVLECLFGSNNRIFNNLTIDITRTNILPDDRDEECHNAFYYAIRAGNIELLNTLISKWPGNYFAVHLEELDTILSKAYEELNLKNVSLSDKMAIFVENKLLDLRFFSNASKRDQRFKTNLNNIRERIELVLQNISLLKRDYFNAEKVDERFLFVAKFIAANIHILKRQLKSTYDRLPWEEIEFCLVSFISSHIKRQEINLFYCFTLNKSKILTYLENFAKKVEEYIIKGNSVNIADLPTLKREKVIAEIINSYPPFEELYNDYQQIRDIQSLTKISDHIKLALSVNCKEREGQLIITRVLQIIGEHLKNTLESPKLSNTTSELLLLSLPKNTRKIIMDLRNSLSHAESLFNRTEIEDNKDVNFFIGVQNDIKKVGDVITDIFYNKKIKLLRILLKTIIKSDNCSEIKEVVEVFATAEIDKMISENENFKLMEHEKLENRIKELSDNITDKTTYEKELFNKINKIINPADIQSENITSNYVTQFGVLKRLSNFSENIDHNNIIGIKYHANQTLENLTLKLKPHNLQEIAQLVLKIFCSVRSRMQDEQFNKVTNLTWEIFFIVEFGTNNIEWIKKFKRELNKKIFLFLHINKGRLTILHKKNIILSLHGHCLN, encoded by the exons ATGGATATCGATAATCAAAGTGAGGACGAAGAAATTAAGAAGAATTCTTCCAAGGATATGAATAACAG CATCTTACAGAAGGAAGATGGAGACACAGCCCATTCCATGAATATTAAACCACAAGTGATTGTTGATCATCATAAATCAAGCTCATCTTCTTCAAGAAAGAAACATACTGATAAAGGAAGTCATGGAGATAAGAAGGAAAGTAAATCGTGTCTACAGAAAGGCAAAGACAGGCTCGAAGAGGAGTACAAACATCATAGACATGTTGACGAGAATTTAGAGGAGTATTCGCATGTATCTGAACAACAACAGATTAGTTCTTCTCAAGAAAACAAACAGTTTTTATCGCGTTTATACACATCAAAACAAGagtttttaaaagaatatagacAGCTCTACCTTGGAACAGCAAAAGTCGAAGAGCTTTATCTCCTGATGTTAACAAACCTGATATGGCCTTTAAAACAGGCCATATCAGAGGGTAATATTGATGACTTAAAAAAAGTAAGCAATTTAATTGATTATGCAAAAGACCAAATAACTTTGAGGAATTATTATGTTCCTGATAATAatcctattaaaaatactaatgtAGTCATCTTAGCTTGTAAATATAACAAAGTAAACGTTCTAGAATGCTTATTTGGCagtaataatagaatttttaataatttaactatTGATATCACAAGAACTAATATATTACCAGATGATAGAGATGAAGAATGTCATAATGCGTTTTATTATGCTATACGTGCAGGTAACATTGAGCTTCTTAATACCCTAATCAGTAAATGGCCGGGTAATTATTTTGCTGTTCATTTGGAAGAGTTGGATACAATTCTTTCAAAAGCTTATGAAGAATTGAACTTGAAGAATGTATCCTTGTCTGACAAAATGGCcatttttgttgaaaataagTTACTAGATCTCCGTTTCTTCTCTAACGCTTCAAAACGGGACCAAAGATTCAAGACTAATCTTAATAATATCAGAGAACGAATTGAATTAGTGCTTCAAAACATTAGCTTACTAAAGAGAGATTACTTCAATGCGGAAAAAGTAGATGAAAGGTTTTTATTTGTAGCAAAGTTTATTGCAgcaaatattcatatattaaaaCGGCAGTTAAAATCAACTTATGATAGGTTACCTTGGGAAGAAATAGAATTCTGTTTAGtcagttttatttcttctcaCATAAAACGACAAGAgattaatctattttattgttttacattgaataaaagcaaaatattaacttatttagaaaattttgcgAAGAAAGttgaagaatatattataaaagggAATAGCGTAAATATTGCTGATCTTCCAACCTTAAAACGTGAAAAGGTTATTGCAGAGATTATTAACAGTTATCCTCCATTCGAAGAGTTGTATAACGATTATCAACAAATTAGGGATATTCAATCTTTAACGAAAATAAGTGATCATATAAAGTTGGCATTGTCAGTTAATTGTAAGGAAAGAGAAGGCCAGTTAATTATTACAAGggttttacaaattattgGTGAGCATTTAAAAAACACCTTAGAGTCTCCTAAGTTATCTAATACTACAAGTGAGCTTTTGCTGCTATCATTACcgaaaaatacaagaaaaataattatggatTTACGTAATTCGTTATCACATGCTGAGTCACTCTTTAATAGAACGGAGATTGAGGATAATAaagatgttaatttttttattggtgTTCAAAACGATATTAAGAAAGTTGGTGATGTAATTActgatattttttacaacAAAAAAATCAAACTACTCagaatacttttaaaaacgaTAATTAAAAGTGACAATTGCAgtgaaataaaagaagttGTTGAAGTATTTGCTACTGCTGAAATCGACAAAATGATTtcggaaaatgaaaatttcaaactAATGGAACACGAGAAGCTTGAAAATCGTATTAAAGAATTGAGCGATAATATAACCGATAAGACAACTTATGAAAAGGAGTTGTTCAATAAGATTAATAAGATAATCAATCCTGCAGATATCCAGTcagaaaatattacaagtaATTACGTTACACAATTTGGAGTATTAAAGAGGTTAAGTAATTTCTCTGAAAATATCGACCACAACAATATTATAGGAATAAAATACCATGCTAATCAAACATTAGAGAATTTGACTTTAAAACTAAAACCTCATAATCTTCAAGAAATTGCACAGTTagtattgaaaattttttgtaGTGTTAGGTCAAGAATGCAAGATGAACAGTTCAATAAAGTGACCAACTTAACTTgggaaattttttttattgttgaaTTTGGAACGAACAACATTGAAtggattaaaaaattcaagagggagttaaataaaaaaatttttttattcctacATATAAACAAGGGAAGACTTACAATATTacacaagaaaaatataatactcaGCTTGCACGGACACTGTCTGAACTGA